From Mycolicibacterium cosmeticum, a single genomic window includes:
- a CDS encoding barstar family protein, whose amino-acid sequence MKTYTIDGSRVASRADFFTEIGRAVNGDGGYFGSNLDALADCLRGGFGTPADGGFRFVLAPYKPARAAIGEPVWSTLLRVFADAGVDLWLAG is encoded by the coding sequence ATGAAGACCTACACGATCGACGGTTCCCGGGTCGCTTCGCGGGCCGATTTCTTCACCGAGATCGGGCGGGCGGTCAACGGGGACGGCGGCTACTTCGGCTCCAACCTGGATGCGCTGGCCGATTGCCTGCGCGGCGGCTTCGGCACCCCTGCCGACGGGGGTTTCCGGTTCGTGCTCGCGCCGTACAAGCCGGCGCGGGCCGCGATCGGCGAGCCGGTGTGGAGCACGCTGCTGCGGGTGTTCGCCGATGCCGGCGTGGATCTGTGGTTGGCCGGTTAA
- a CDS encoding aminotransferase class IV, which produces MTLADAGTSNLVAVEPGAIREDTPPGSVIQYSDYELDTSSPFAGGVAWIEGEYLPAEEAKISIFDTGFGHSDLTYTVAHVWHGNIFRLGDHLDRLLDGAAKLRLDAGYSKDELAEITKKCVSLSQLRESFVNLTITRGYGKRKGEKDLTKLTHQVYIYAIPYLWAFPPAEQIFGTTAVVPRHVRRAGRNTVDPTIKNYQWGDLTAASFEAKDRGARTAILLDADNCVAEGPGFNVCIVKDGKLASPSRNALPGITRKTVFELADQMGIEATLRDVTSHELYDADELMAVTTAGGVTPINSLDGEPIGDGTPGPVTVAIRDRFWALMDEPGPLIEAIEY; this is translated from the coding sequence ATGACGCTCGCAGACGCAGGAACCTCCAATCTGGTCGCCGTGGAACCCGGCGCCATCCGGGAGGACACCCCGCCCGGATCGGTGATCCAGTACAGCGATTACGAACTGGACACCTCCAGCCCGTTCGCCGGCGGCGTGGCCTGGATTGAGGGCGAGTACCTGCCCGCCGAAGAGGCCAAGATCTCCATCTTCGACACCGGCTTCGGGCACTCGGACCTGACCTACACCGTCGCTCACGTGTGGCACGGCAACATCTTCCGGCTCGGCGATCACCTGGACCGGCTGCTCGACGGTGCCGCCAAACTGCGCCTGGACGCCGGCTACTCCAAGGACGAGCTCGCCGAGATCACCAAGAAGTGCGTGAGCCTGTCCCAGCTGCGGGAGTCGTTCGTCAACCTGACCATCACCCGTGGTTACGGAAAACGCAAGGGCGAGAAGGATCTCACCAAGCTCACCCATCAGGTGTACATCTACGCCATCCCGTACCTGTGGGCGTTCCCGCCGGCCGAGCAGATCTTCGGTACCACCGCCGTCGTGCCGCGCCACGTCCGGCGGGCCGGGCGCAACACCGTCGACCCGACCATCAAGAACTACCAGTGGGGTGACCTCACCGCCGCCAGCTTCGAGGCCAAAGACCGCGGTGCGCGCACCGCGATCCTGCTGGACGCCGACAACTGCGTGGCCGAGGGGCCGGGATTCAACGTCTGCATCGTCAAGGACGGCAAGCTGGCCTCCCCGTCGCGAAACGCGTTGCCGGGCATCACCCGTAAGACGGTGTTCGAGCTGGCCGACCAGATGGGCATCGAGGCCACCCTGCGCGATGTCACCAGCCACGAGCTCTACGACGCCGACGAACTGATGGCCGTCACCACCGCCGGTGGGGTCACCCCGATCAACTCGCTGGACGGCGAACCGATCGGCGACGGCACGCCCGGCCCGGTGACGGTGGCCATCCGGGACCGGTTCTGGGCGTTGATGGACGAGCCGGGACCGCTGATCGAAGCGATCGAATACTGA
- a CDS encoding FAD-dependent oxidoreductase: MRPHVTIVGAGIGGLVLARVLHVHGITSTVYEAEGSAGSRAQGGQLDIHADTGQPALEMAGLTERFRAIIHRGAEADRVLAPDGTVLLDEPDDGTGARPEVLRGELRRVLLDSLPDGTVRWGHKVTGARPLGGGRHELGFADGTAVHTELLVGADGAWSKIRPLLSDATPVYSGMTFVETYLYDADTKHPAAAAAVGAGSLFAVAPGKWIGAHREPDGVLHAYIALHRPAEWITAAGLTDPARVAAEFDGWAPELTALITDCDAGPTVRMIHTLPIGHRWDRIAGVTLIGDAAHLSPPSGEGANLAMLDGAELGAALATHPGDTEAALAAYEATMFPRSATAALDAARMQENLDEPSELLATLSRET; the protein is encoded by the coding sequence ATGAGACCACACGTCACGATCGTGGGCGCCGGCATCGGCGGCCTGGTGCTCGCCCGGGTGCTGCACGTGCACGGCATCACCAGCACGGTGTACGAGGCCGAGGGGTCGGCGGGCAGCCGCGCCCAGGGCGGCCAACTGGACATCCACGCCGACACCGGCCAGCCGGCGCTGGAGATGGCCGGGTTGACCGAACGGTTCCGCGCGATCATCCACCGCGGCGCCGAGGCCGACCGCGTGCTGGCCCCCGACGGCACGGTGCTGCTCGACGAGCCCGACGACGGCACCGGCGCCCGCCCCGAGGTGCTGCGCGGGGAACTGCGCCGGGTGCTGCTGGACTCGCTGCCCGACGGAACCGTCCGCTGGGGGCACAAGGTCACCGGCGCCCGACCGCTCGGCGGGGGCCGGCACGAGCTCGGCTTCGCCGACGGCACGGCCGTGCACACCGAGCTGCTGGTCGGCGCCGACGGTGCCTGGTCGAAGATCCGGCCGTTGCTGTCGGACGCGACCCCGGTCTACTCCGGCATGACGTTCGTCGAGACCTATCTGTACGACGCCGACACCAAGCACCCGGCGGCCGCCGCGGCGGTCGGGGCGGGCTCGCTGTTCGCGGTGGCCCCGGGCAAGTGGATCGGCGCGCACCGTGAGCCGGATGGTGTCCTGCACGCCTATATCGCCCTGCACCGCCCGGCCGAGTGGATCACCGCGGCCGGACTCACCGATCCCGCACGCGTCGCGGCCGAATTCGACGGCTGGGCACCCGAACTCACCGCGCTCATCACCGACTGCGACGCCGGCCCCACGGTCCGGATGATCCACACTCTGCCGATCGGTCATCGCTGGGACCGCATCGCCGGCGTGACGCTCATCGGCGATGCGGCGCACCTGTCGCCGCCGTCGGGTGAGGGCGCCAACCTGGCGATGCTGGACGGCGCCGAACTCGGCGCCGCGCTGGCCACCCACCCGGGCGACACCGAAGCGGCCCTGGCCGCCTACGAGGCGACGATGTTCCCGCGCAGCGCAACAGCGGCGCTGGACGCCGCGCGGATGCAGGAGAACCTGGACGAGCCCTCCGAGCTGCTGGCCACCCTTTCGCGAGAAACTTGA
- a CDS encoding ribonuclease domain-containing protein — MAVLCGLLSGCTTAARTGTGGTCDLDGLPPQATETVHRIESGGPFPYPRNDGVVFGNYEGRLPQHERGYYHEYTVPTPGQPHRGTRRIITGGTPLTDPAEFYYTGDHYASFCLIGGV, encoded by the coding sequence CTGGCCGTGCTGTGCGGCCTGCTGTCCGGCTGCACGACGGCCGCCCGGACCGGCACGGGCGGCACCTGCGATCTGGACGGCCTGCCGCCGCAGGCCACCGAGACGGTGCACCGCATCGAGTCCGGCGGGCCGTTCCCCTACCCGCGCAACGACGGGGTGGTGTTCGGCAACTACGAGGGCAGGTTGCCGCAGCACGAGCGGGGTTACTACCACGAGTACACGGTGCCCACCCCGGGGCAGCCCCATCGCGGCACCCGGCGCATCATCACCGGCGGCACGCCGCTGACCGATCCGGCCGAGTTCTACTACACCGGCGATCACTACGCGTCGTTCTGCCTGATCGGAGGCGTATGA
- a CDS encoding O-succinylhomoserine sulfhydrylase, whose amino-acid sequence MSEVPSVPSVRVPAPLPDGVSQATIGVRGGLLRSGFEETAEALYLTSGYVYESAADAERAFTGEIDRYVYSRYGNPTISMFEERLRLIEDAPAAFATATGMAAVFTALGALLGAGDRLVAARSLFGSCFVVCNEILPRWGVETVFVDGDDLSQWEQALSKPTQAVFFETPSNPMQSLVDIAAVSELAHAAGAKVVLDNVFATPLLQQGLPLGADVVVYSGTKHIDGQGRVLGGAILGDKEYIDGPVQKLMRHTGPAISAFNAWTLLKGLETLAVRVDYANRSAQRVAEFLEGHKGVNWVKYPFLESHPQFDLAKRQMRGGGTVVTFDVDGGKERAFEVLDKLAVIDISNNLGDAKSLITHPATTTHRAMGPEGRAAIGLGDGVVRISVGLEGTEDLIADLDRALG is encoded by the coding sequence ATGAGTGAAGTGCCATCCGTGCCATCCGTCCGGGTCCCGGCCCCGCTGCCGGACGGGGTCAGCCAGGCCACCATCGGGGTGCGCGGCGGGCTGTTGCGCTCCGGTTTCGAGGAGACCGCCGAGGCGCTGTACCTGACCTCGGGCTACGTCTACGAGTCGGCCGCCGATGCCGAGAGGGCGTTCACCGGCGAGATCGACCGGTACGTGTACTCGCGCTACGGCAACCCGACCATCTCGATGTTCGAGGAGCGGCTGCGGCTCATCGAGGACGCCCCCGCGGCGTTCGCCACCGCCACCGGCATGGCGGCGGTGTTCACCGCGCTGGGTGCGCTGCTCGGCGCGGGGGACCGGCTGGTTGCCGCCCGCAGCCTGTTCGGCTCGTGCTTCGTGGTGTGCAACGAGATCCTGCCGCGCTGGGGTGTGGAGACCGTCTTCGTCGACGGCGACGACCTGTCGCAGTGGGAGCAGGCACTGTCGAAACCCACCCAGGCCGTGTTCTTCGAGACCCCGTCCAACCCGATGCAGTCGCTGGTCGACATCGCCGCCGTCTCCGAGCTGGCGCATGCCGCCGGCGCGAAGGTGGTGCTGGACAACGTGTTCGCCACCCCGCTGCTGCAGCAGGGCCTGCCGCTGGGCGCCGACGTGGTGGTGTATTCGGGCACCAAGCACATCGACGGCCAGGGCCGGGTGCTGGGCGGGGCCATCCTGGGCGACAAGGAGTACATCGACGGCCCGGTGCAGAAGCTGATGCGCCACACCGGCCCGGCGATCAGCGCGTTCAACGCCTGGACGCTGCTCAAAGGCCTTGAGACACTGGCGGTCCGGGTGGACTACGCGAACCGGTCCGCGCAGCGGGTGGCCGAGTTCCTGGAGGGGCACAAGGGCGTGAACTGGGTGAAATACCCGTTCCTGGAATCCCATCCGCAGTTCGACCTGGCCAAGCGGCAGATGCGCGGCGGTGGCACCGTGGTCACCTTCGACGTCGACGGCGGCAAGGAGCGGGCCTTCGAGGTCCTGGACAAGTTGGCGGTCATCGACATCTCCAACAACCTCGGTGACGCCAAATCGCTGATCACGCACCCGGCCACCACCACGCACCGCGCGATGGGCCCGGAGGGCCGGGCCGCGATCGGACTGGGCGACGGCGTGGTGCGCATCTCCGTCGGCCTGGAAGGCACCGAGGACCTGATCGCCGATCTGGACCGGGCGCTGGGCTGA
- the alr gene encoding alanine racemase yields the protein MLSPEAVVDLGAIAHNVGVLRERSGAEVIAVVKADGYGHGAVEVSRAALAAGATELGVATVGEALALRAAGVTAPVIAWLHTPSTDFAAALAADVEVVVSTPAQLAAVVAAAHRLGRTATVGVKVDTGLARSGVSEREWPEVCALLKDDAVQLRTVMCHLARGDEPGHPLNAAQAAGLDAAVADLHRAGLPPQRVHIANSAAALTDRSLCRDVVRTGIALYGRSPVPGLGDFGLTPAMTLTAEVALVKRIAAGQGVSYNHTWVAPRDTVVAVLACGYADGVPRALSNRLPVHIDGRRFAGVGRICMDQLVVDLGHDGGGVAEGDRAVLFGGAGASAGDWADATGTIDYEILTGIGGRTQRRYVDPPDSMTP from the coding sequence ATACTGAGTCCGGAGGCGGTCGTCGACCTGGGGGCCATCGCGCACAACGTCGGCGTGCTGCGCGAGCGGTCCGGCGCCGAGGTGATCGCGGTGGTCAAGGCCGACGGCTACGGACACGGGGCGGTCGAGGTGTCCCGGGCCGCGCTGGCGGCCGGGGCCACCGAACTCGGCGTCGCCACCGTGGGTGAGGCGCTCGCGTTGCGGGCGGCCGGCGTCACCGCCCCGGTGATCGCCTGGCTGCACACGCCCTCGACCGATTTCGCGGCGGCCCTCGCCGCCGACGTCGAGGTGGTGGTGTCCACGCCGGCCCAGCTGGCGGCGGTCGTCGCCGCGGCGCACCGGCTGGGCCGCACCGCGACGGTCGGGGTCAAGGTCGACACCGGCCTGGCCCGCAGCGGGGTGTCCGAACGGGAGTGGCCCGAGGTCTGCGCGCTGCTCAAGGATGATGCGGTCCAGTTGCGGACGGTGATGTGCCACCTGGCCCGCGGGGACGAACCGGGGCATCCGCTCAACGCCGCCCAGGCGGCCGGCCTGGACGCTGCGGTGGCCGACCTGCACCGGGCCGGTCTGCCACCGCAGCGGGTGCACATCGCCAATTCGGCTGCCGCGCTGACGGATCGGAGCCTGTGCCGGGACGTGGTGCGCACCGGGATCGCGCTGTACGGCCGCAGCCCGGTGCCCGGGCTCGGCGATTTCGGGCTGACCCCGGCCATGACGCTGACCGCCGAGGTGGCCCTGGTCAAGAGAATCGCTGCGGGACAGGGCGTTTCGTACAACCACACCTGGGTGGCCCCGCGCGACACCGTCGTCGCGGTGCTGGCCTGCGGCTATGCCGACGGGGTGCCGAGGGCGCTGAGCAACCGGCTGCCGGTGCACATCGACGGCCGGCGTTTCGCGGGCGTCGGGCGGATCTGCATGGATCAGCTGGTGGTAGACCTCGGCCACGACGGCGGTGGCGTGGCCGAGGGGGATCGGGCGGTGCTGTTCGGCGGTGCCGGGGCGAGCGCCGGTGACTGGGCGGACGCCACCGGCACCATCGACTACGAGATCCTCACCGGGATCGGCGGGCGCACCCAGCGGCGTTACGTGGATCCGCCGGACTCGATGACACCCTGA
- a CDS encoding APC family permease, whose product MNAEDAKLAELGYTQKLDRSVGTLASFAIGFATISATTAVFTGFGAGYFTAGAPFVWTLLLAGAVFALWAFIAADLTAKLPLAGYSYQWISRINGPNLAWFTGFIALMGWVCGMTGVGFILSGYLGGLFGWSMSQSAQILLAIAVVFVCVLINIYGVRFATMVNNIGVSLELVITVGATLLVAVIAFSAPENHQPISVLFTGGESGDKDSYLLAWLAAALGPFFGLIGVESGADVAEETKNARHVVPKTMFYALVTSIVIELGMYIVYVLAIRDTDAVAANSAAPIEEIINQQAGPVVTKIVVAVALTNILACLLANILVATRLTYSMARDNMLPFSNLWRHVSPKSKTPTYAVLGLGCLSALLLCSALVNEQAFNYIIGIASLLFFFVYILQTIGLLIGYKRGTIPVGEPGTFDLGRWRLPLYVTALVVFLAVAVALLFLPQFTNNKWVFLGIVALAAVWWGTGLKSRLARGDAGAEYAKTHSA is encoded by the coding sequence ATGAACGCCGAAGACGCCAAGCTCGCCGAGCTCGGCTACACGCAGAAACTGGACCGCTCGGTCGGCACGCTGGCCTCGTTCGCCATCGGATTCGCCACCATCAGCGCCACCACCGCGGTGTTCACCGGTTTCGGCGCCGGCTACTTCACCGCCGGCGCACCCTTCGTGTGGACGCTGCTGCTCGCCGGCGCGGTGTTCGCGCTGTGGGCGTTCATCGCCGCCGACCTGACCGCCAAGCTGCCGTTGGCGGGCTATTCGTATCAGTGGATCAGCCGGATCAACGGCCCCAACCTGGCCTGGTTCACCGGGTTCATCGCGCTGATGGGCTGGGTGTGCGGCATGACCGGCGTCGGCTTCATCCTGTCCGGCTACCTCGGCGGGCTGTTCGGCTGGAGCATGAGCCAGAGCGCGCAGATCCTGCTGGCCATCGCCGTTGTGTTCGTCTGCGTGCTGATCAACATCTACGGCGTCCGGTTCGCCACCATGGTCAACAACATCGGCGTCAGCCTGGAACTGGTCATCACCGTCGGGGCCACCCTGCTGGTGGCCGTCATCGCCTTCTCCGCGCCGGAGAACCACCAGCCCATCTCGGTGCTGTTCACCGGCGGCGAGTCCGGCGACAAGGACTCCTACCTGCTGGCCTGGCTGGCCGCCGCGCTCGGCCCGTTCTTCGGCCTGATCGGCGTCGAGTCGGGGGCCGACGTCGCCGAGGAGACCAAGAACGCCCGGCACGTGGTGCCCAAGACGATGTTCTACGCACTGGTCACCTCGATCGTCATCGAGCTGGGCATGTACATCGTGTACGTGCTGGCCATCCGCGACACCGACGCGGTCGCCGCGAACTCGGCCGCGCCGATCGAGGAGATCATCAACCAGCAGGCCGGCCCCGTGGTCACGAAAATCGTTGTGGCCGTCGCCCTGACCAATATCCTGGCCTGCCTGCTGGCCAACATCCTGGTGGCCACCCGGCTGACCTACTCGATGGCCCGGGACAACATGCTGCCGTTCTCGAACCTCTGGCGGCACGTCTCGCCCAAGAGCAAGACCCCGACGTATGCGGTGCTCGGCCTGGGCTGCCTGTCGGCGCTGCTGCTGTGCTCGGCGCTGGTCAACGAGCAGGCCTTCAACTACATCATCGGCATCGCCTCGCTGCTGTTCTTCTTCGTCTACATCCTGCAGACCATCGGCCTGCTGATCGGCTACAAGCGGGGAACCATTCCGGTGGGCGAGCCCGGCACCTTCGACCTGGGCCGCTGGCGGCTGCCGCTGTACGTCACCGCGCTGGTGGTGTTCCTCGCCGTGGCCGTGGCCCTGCTCTTCCTCCCGCAGTTCACCAACAACAAGTGGGTGTTCCTCGGCATCGTCGCCCTCGCCGCCGTGTGGTGGGGCACCGGGCTCAAGTCGCGGCTGGCCCGCGGCGACGCCGGCGCCGAGTACGCCAAGACCCATTCAGCCTGA
- a CDS encoding TetR/AcrR family transcriptional regulator has translation MSQRRTEALSRERIVAAAIEILDSDGEAALTFRALATRLNTGAGAIYHHVADKNALLAAAADSIVARALPSAPDDGEPEAAIRAIALAVFDAFDAHPWVGAQLHRRPWSALLQIFESIGGRMDALGVPQGAQFNSASALLNYILGVAGQNAANARSQVAGPDRTAFLAEVAAQWTRRDPVRYPFVHQVAGQLADHDDRDQYLAGIDLILAGIANVR, from the coding sequence ATGTCCCAACGGCGCACCGAGGCACTGTCGAGGGAGCGCATCGTCGCGGCGGCGATCGAGATCCTGGATTCCGACGGTGAGGCCGCGTTGACCTTCCGGGCGCTCGCGACCCGGCTGAACACCGGTGCCGGGGCCATCTACCACCACGTCGCCGACAAGAACGCGCTCCTGGCCGCAGCGGCCGACAGCATCGTCGCGAGGGCGCTGCCCTCGGCGCCGGACGACGGCGAACCCGAGGCGGCGATCCGCGCCATCGCGCTGGCCGTGTTCGACGCCTTCGATGCGCACCCGTGGGTGGGTGCCCAGTTGCATCGCCGTCCGTGGTCGGCGTTGTTGCAGATCTTCGAGTCGATCGGCGGGCGGATGGATGCCCTCGGCGTTCCCCAAGGCGCACAGTTCAATTCGGCCTCCGCGCTGCTGAACTACATCCTGGGGGTGGCGGGGCAGAACGCGGCCAACGCCCGCTCGCAGGTCGCGGGGCCCGACCGCACCGCATTCCTGGCCGAGGTGGCCGCGCAGTGGACGCGGCGCGACCCGGTGCGGTATCCCTTCGTGCACCAGGTGGCCGGGCAGCTGGCCGATCACGATGACCGCGACCAATATCTGGCCGGTATCGACCTGATCCTGGCCGGCATCGCGAACGTGCGTTAA
- a CDS encoding SDR family oxidoreductase: MDNIRGRTIAITGAARGIGYATAKELLRRGARVVIGDRDVALQESAVVELTKLGQVSGYPLDVTDRESFATFLDKARTDGGGHIDVLINNAGVMPVGPFLDETEQSIRSSLEVNVYGVLTGCQLALPDMVKRRRGHVINIASLSGLIPLPGQVVYVGAKYAVVGLSTALADEMAPYGVNVSVIMPPFTNTELISGTKSGGAIKPVEPEDIAAAIVKTLNKPKTHVSVPPALRFTAQAAQMLPPKARRAMNKALGLDNVFLEFDKAKRKAYEDRARAAQGVIESGGST, from the coding sequence ATGGACAACATCAGGGGCAGGACCATCGCGATCACCGGCGCCGCTCGCGGGATCGGTTATGCCACCGCCAAGGAGCTGCTGCGCCGCGGTGCCCGCGTCGTGATCGGCGACCGTGACGTCGCCCTGCAAGAATCGGCCGTCGTCGAACTGACCAAACTCGGCCAGGTCTCCGGCTACCCCCTCGACGTCACCGACCGGGAATCCTTCGCGACCTTCCTCGACAAGGCCCGCACCGACGGCGGCGGGCACATCGACGTCCTGATCAACAACGCCGGCGTGATGCCGGTGGGCCCGTTCCTGGACGAGACCGAGCAGTCGATCCGGTCCTCACTCGAGGTCAACGTCTACGGCGTGCTCACCGGCTGTCAGCTGGCCCTGCCGGACATGGTCAAGCGCCGCCGCGGCCACGTCATCAACATCGCCTCACTGTCCGGCCTGATACCGCTGCCCGGCCAGGTGGTCTATGTCGGTGCCAAGTACGCCGTCGTCGGACTGTCCACCGCGCTGGCCGACGAGATGGCCCCCTACGGTGTGAACGTCTCGGTGATCATGCCGCCCTTCACCAACACCGAACTGATCTCGGGCACCAAATCCGGCGGCGCCATCAAACCGGTGGAACCGGAAGACATCGCGGCTGCCATCGTCAAGACCCTGAACAAGCCGAAGACCCACGTGTCGGTGCCGCCGGCGTTGCGGTTCACCGCGCAGGCCGCGCAGATGCTGCCGCCCAAGGCCCGTCGCGCGATGAACAAGGCGCTCGGCCTGGACAACGTGTTCCTGGAGTTCGACAAGGCCAAGCGCAAGGCCTACGAGGACCGCGCCCGGGCCGCTCAGGGTGTCATCGAGTCCGGCGGATCCACGTAA
- a CDS encoding FGGY-family carbohydrate kinase, producing the protein MTLVAGIDSSTQSCKVLICDADTGAVAREGRARHPDGTEIDPAAWESAASAAIEQAGGLGDVAAVSVGAQQHGMVCLDDRGQVVRPALLWNDTRSAGAAADLVTELGGPGAWAEAVGVVPLAAITVAKLRWLADHEPAAADRTAAVCLPHDWLSWRLRGATALDDIATDRSDASGTGYFDAAGDRYRTDLLELALRGRTPALPQVLSPGAAISGAGPAFGAGLGDNAAAALGLGVEDGDVVVSIGTSGVVSASTSIPARDSGGFVAGFADGTGRHLPLVCTLNGARVLDAAAELLRVDHDELSRLACSAPAGSEGLVMVPYLEGERTPNRPEATGAVHGLRVGNATAANLARAAVEGLLCALADGLDHLTAMGVPARRVLLVGGGAKSLALREIAPTVFGVPVHVPEPAEYVAVGAARQAAWAHSAAAAPPVWASPPAQRFEAAPEPAVRARYAEVRDLTEGMH; encoded by the coding sequence ATGACCCTCGTCGCGGGAATCGACTCCTCCACGCAGTCCTGCAAGGTGCTCATCTGTGACGCGGACACCGGCGCCGTCGCGCGCGAGGGCCGGGCCCGCCATCCCGACGGCACCGAAATCGATCCGGCGGCATGGGAATCGGCGGCATCGGCGGCCATCGAGCAGGCCGGCGGCCTGGGTGATGTCGCCGCCGTCTCGGTCGGCGCGCAACAGCACGGCATGGTGTGCCTGGACGACCGCGGCCAGGTGGTGCGCCCGGCGCTGCTGTGGAACGACACCCGCTCGGCCGGGGCGGCCGCGGATCTGGTGACCGAGCTCGGCGGGCCGGGCGCCTGGGCCGAGGCGGTCGGGGTGGTCCCGCTGGCCGCCATCACCGTGGCCAAGCTGCGCTGGCTGGCCGACCACGAACCGGCCGCCGCCGACCGCACGGCCGCGGTCTGCCTGCCGCACGACTGGCTGAGCTGGCGGCTGCGCGGGGCGACCGCTCTGGACGACATCGCCACCGACCGCAGTGATGCCAGTGGCACCGGCTATTTCGACGCCGCCGGCGACCGCTACCGCACCGATCTGCTGGAGCTCGCGCTGCGCGGCCGGACACCGGCGCTGCCGCAGGTGCTGTCCCCCGGGGCGGCCATCAGCGGCGCCGGCCCGGCGTTCGGGGCCGGGCTGGGTGACAATGCCGCGGCCGCACTGGGATTGGGTGTCGAGGACGGCGACGTCGTCGTCTCGATCGGCACCTCGGGCGTGGTGTCGGCCAGCACGTCGATACCGGCGCGGGACAGCGGCGGTTTCGTCGCCGGTTTCGCCGACGGCACGGGCCGGCACCTGCCGCTGGTGTGCACCCTCAACGGGGCCCGGGTGCTGGACGCCGCGGCCGAGCTGCTGCGCGTCGACCACGACGAGTTGTCCCGGCTGGCGTGCTCGGCCCCGGCCGGCAGCGAGGGCCTGGTGATGGTGCCGTACCTGGAAGGCGAGCGCACCCCGAACCGGCCGGAGGCCACCGGTGCCGTGCACGGGCTGCGGGTCGGCAACGCCACCGCCGCCAATCTGGCGCGGGCCGCGGTGGAGGGGCTGCTGTGCGCGCTGGCCGACGGGCTGGACCACCTCACCGCGATGGGGGTGCCCGCACGGCGGGTGTTGCTCGTCGGCGGTGGCGCCAAGTCCCTGGCGCTGCGCGAGATCGCGCCCACGGTGTTCGGTGTCCCCGTGCATGTTCCGGAGCCGGCCGAATACGTCGCGGTGGGTGCGGCGCGGCAGGCCGCCTGGGCGCACAGCGCCGCGGCGGCCCCGCCGGTGTGGGCGTCGCCGCCCGCCCAGCGGTTCGAGGCCGCCCCCGAACCCGCGGTCCGGGCCCGCTACGCCGAGGTCCGCGACCTGACCGAGGGCATGCACTGA
- a CDS encoding LysR family transcriptional regulator, whose amino-acid sequence MTLRQLRYFAVLGEELNYRRAAERLFITQPALSTAIKALEQAFGVVLLRRNTREVALTDLGAAWLPQVQQALAGVDAVVDNLVTLSGTRQGRLRLGYLIGTGADLLFRIVRHFEAAYPDVSVEPIEFDFADPTAGLASGATEVALIRPPVDLPEHRMLILDSESWVACLPRDHPLAGRREVRIAELLDDPIVCAPLTAGPWRDYWLAMDVRGNRPPTIAAVAATYEAETTSIARGLGISFTTSSVARFYDRPGIVYVPIVDRPPSHVALAWQPGALSPQADALIRHVQQQWSFGDGDDIRPDLQ is encoded by the coding sequence GTGACGCTGCGGCAACTCCGCTACTTCGCCGTCCTGGGCGAGGAGCTGAATTACCGCCGCGCCGCCGAGCGGCTGTTCATCACCCAGCCGGCGCTGTCCACCGCGATCAAAGCGCTGGAACAGGCGTTCGGGGTGGTGTTGTTGCGGCGCAACACCCGGGAGGTGGCGCTCACCGACCTGGGCGCGGCCTGGCTGCCGCAGGTGCAGCAGGCGCTGGCCGGGGTGGACGCGGTGGTGGACAACCTGGTGACGCTCTCGGGTACCCGGCAGGGCCGGCTGCGGCTCGGGTATCTGATCGGGACCGGCGCCGACCTGTTGTTCCGCATCGTGCGGCATTTCGAGGCGGCCTACCCCGATGTCAGCGTCGAACCGATCGAGTTCGACTTCGCCGACCCGACCGCCGGGCTGGCCTCCGGCGCCACCGAGGTCGCGTTGATCCGCCCGCCGGTGGACCTGCCCGAGCACCGGATGCTGATCCTGGATTCCGAATCCTGGGTGGCGTGCCTGCCCCGGGATCATCCGCTGGCCGGGCGGCGTGAGGTGCGGATCGCCGAGCTGCTCGACGACCCGATCGTGTGCGCGCCGCTGACCGCCGGCCCGTGGCGCGACTACTGGCTGGCGATGGACGTGCGCGGGAATCGGCCGCCGACCATCGCCGCGGTGGCGGCCACCTACGAGGCCGAGACCACCTCGATCGCCAGGGGCCTGGGCATCAGCTTCACGACGTCGTCGGTGGCGCGGTTCTACGACCGGCCCGGCATCGTCTACGTGCCGATCGTGGACCGGCCGCCCAGCCATGTCGCGTTGGCGTGGCAGCCGGGTGCGCTCAGCCCGCAGGCCGACGCCCTGATCCGGCACGTCCAGCAGCAGTGGAGTTTCGGGGACGGCGACGACATCCGACCCGACCTGCAGTGA